The Aeoliella mucimassa genome includes the window ACCAGTTCGTCGGCCATGGCGCAACGTATCGTACGTGGCAAAGCGAAGATTCGTGATGCGGGGATACCATTTGTTGTACCTTCCATCACCGATCTTCCCGAACGCCTCGACTCAGTTCTCAGCGTTATCTACCTTGTCTTTAACGAAGGATATTCCGCCACCTCAGGTCAGTCGCTGACTCGCACCGACCTGTCCAGCGAAGCCATCCGACTAGGCCGCCTGATGTTGGAGCTACTTCCCGACCCGGAAGTGTTGGGAATATTGGCTTTGATGCTCTTGCATGAATCGCGTCGCACAGCACGCATATCGACGAACGGAGACATCATTCTACTGGAGGATCAAGACCGCACGCTTTGGAGCCAACCGTTTATTGATGAAGGAAAGCAACTCATCGATCGCTCGCTTGCTTCACGTCGATTTGGAGTATACACGATACAAGCCGCCATCTCGGCAGTTCACGCCGATGCACCCTCAGCGGCCGACACGGATTGGTCCCAAATCATCTCTCTGTACGATATTCTCTTGCGAGCCAACCCTTCACCGATCGTGCAGCTGAACAGGGCTGTGGCTATTGCTATGCGAGACGGGCCCGAAGCAGGGCTAGCGATCGTCAATGGAATTATCGATCGCGGCGATCTCAAGCACTACCATCTCTTGCATTCGACATGTGGAGAATTGCTTTGTCGGGCCGGGCGCGAGAGCGAAGCGGTGGACTTCTTTCGTCGCGCCCTGGAACTAGCCCAGCAGGAGCCTGAACGACGATTCTTGGAAACGAAACTACGACGCATGGCGTCTGATACGCTCTAGATAGTGTTCGGATAATTATCCAAACTTTTTTTGCCGAACTGTCGATCTATCACATCCCTATTCGACTAAGGGGAGAATACGCATTATTTCAAACGTCGATTCCCCATCTGGAGCATGCTGCCGTGGCCGATCCATCCAACGCTGTCCGTCTTCACCGCGTACTCCGAGCACCCGCCGAACGTGTTTACAAGGCGTTTCTCGACCCAGACGCGTTGTGCCGATGGCTACCGCCACATGGCTTTTTGGGAAGAATCGATCGGATCGACCCCCGAGAAGGTGGTAGCTACCATATGACCTTTACCAACTTCGGAACAGGGCACAGCCACTCGTTCGAAAGCAAGTTTATTGAACTAGTTCCCGATCAGTTCATTAGAATCTCGGACACATTCGATGCTCCCGGATGGAGTGCCAATACTACCAAGACCATCAGCTTACAAACAGTAAGCTGTGGTACCGCCATAGAAATCTATCACGAAGGCCTGCCAGAAGTCATTCCTGCAGAAATGTGCTACCTCGGCTGGCAAGAATCGCTGCTGCAACTTGCCTCGCTGGTCGAAGCAAACATACCCTAAGCCTGCCCTCTAGGGACTCACGCTGAGCTGGGCCCAGGCATATTTTACAAACAAACGGAGTAAAGATGAAAGAATCGAAAAAGCTCAAGACAACGGGCTGGGTCCTTAGCGGACTGCTGGCCGCTTTTCTTGTTATGGCAAGCGCGATGGGCAAGTTCACTGACTGGGAAGGGAAAGCAGAGATGTTCTCCAAGATGGGCTGGTCCGAAGATGTGATGTTCACCATCGGCATTGTCGAAGTTGCCATCGCGATTCTATATCTCATCCCACGCACAGCGTTTGTGGGGGCCATTATGCTGGCGGCCTATTTGGGAGGAGCAACAGCGACTCATGTTCGGGTTGGAGAACCATTCTTCGTGCCGGTCGTGATTGGAGTCATCGCGTGGATTGCACTCGGCTTGAGACAACCAGAAATATTCAGGCTTGCACTGGGGCAAGACATATCAAAGGCATCACTCGAGACCTGATATATATTCTTAACGCAATCCCCCAAGACACGAGTTGACAGCGATTCATAGATTAGGGCTAAACGTTTGCTGGGAGGCATTTGTCTCCTAGACTTCCACACTGGATTAGAAACACCCCCCTCTAGATAGCACAGAGATTCTCTGAGATATGAGTAGGAGAGACGGGATGAGATACATGCTATTAATCTACGGAGCCGAGAATTGTTGGACAGAAGAGGAGAGAACGGAATGCATCCACCAATCAATGGCAATCAGCGAAGAATTGGCAGCGAAAGGAGAATGGATCGACTCGTCCCCCTTGCATTCGGTAACAACAGCAACATGCGTGCGCGTTCGTAACGGTGTGCGTCAGATTACCGACGGTCCGTACGCAGAAACAACCGAACAATTTGGTGGCTATTATATCATCGAAGTCGATACGTTGGCCGATGCGATTGAAATCGCCTGCCGACTGCCGCCAGTTACCAAAGGAACGATTGAGATTCGGCCCTTGCTGGCGCTACCCGATGCGTTATCGCTGCCCACTGGAAATAGCAGTCAACTGGCAAGCGATAGCCAATCATCCCGCGACTACATCCTGCTGATGTATGCAGAAGAGGGAGCTTGGCCTTCCGAAGAGCACGCTCCCGCGTTGGCTGAGTCCGTTGATGTTTGTCATCAACTGCATGAGCATGGTCAATTCGTATCAGCAGCACCGCTGCAACCGCCAGATACTGCAGTTTGCGTACGAATTCGCAACCAGCAACGTGAGGTAATCGATGGCCCCTTTCCCGAGACGAAAGAACAACTTGGAGGCTACTTCCTGATCCGTGTCGCTAACTTGGACGAGGCGATAGCGATTGCTGCCCGCATTCCCGGCACACGAAGAGGAACTGCCGAGATCCGCCCCTTGTTTCCATTGGCCGACATTTCCAAGAACGTCAGTACCGCGATACCCTCCATCGATCTTCCTCCGGACTAGTCGACTATCCTTGAACTATTGTGTATTCCGTACTTAATAAAAGGACCAAACAGATGTACCGAGCCATCACATTCTTAAGTGCTCTTATTGTAGCCTGTCTCGTCACTGCACTAACCATAGCTCAGGAGCCGCCTGAATTCCCTGGCCCAGAGAAGGAGCACCAGTGGCTTCAGCAATTTGCAGGCGAGTGGACCACCACGTCGAAAGGATCAATAGGACCGGACCAGCCTCCGATGGAATGCAGCGGAACTATCAAGTCCCGGATGATTGGAGAGTTCTGGGTCGTCAACGAGATGAAAAGTACGATCCAAGGCGACTCGATGCAAGGCCTGCAAACAATCGGATACGACGCTTCCAAAAAGAAGTACGTTGGCACGTGGGTCGACTCCATGATGAACCACATGTGGATCTACGAAGGTACGGTCGATGAGTCAGGCAGCAAGCTTACACTCGAAGCCGAGGGACCGAACTTCATGGCACCAGGGAAGCTCACAAAGTTTCGCGATGCCTACGAATTCAAAACGCCCGATCACATCATTGTTACATCTTCTATGCTCGGCGAAGATGGTAAGTGGATCACTTTCATGACCGGAGACTCGGTGAGGAAACCAATCACTGGCAGTGATTCTGAATAACCAGCCGATAACCAAATACGATATCGAAGCGATAGACTGGTTCTACCTACTCCAACTCTGATCCACCTGGATCAGAATTGGGGAAAGGTGGCTAGTCGCCTCACGATGTCGATCATCGATGGTACCGGCGGCTGCCGGCGGAGCGCATTGCTACTACTTACGGTCACGGTCCCCCAGGCGGTGGAGCAAGGGACTACCCAACTCGGTAAATACTTCGTCTATGGCGCGTTGTTCGTCTGTTTCCGTACGGTCCTTGAGGGTTGAAGAGGAGACGGAAGCGCGTTCCACAACTAGGTGCTGACGACGCAATAGCAGCACACTTTCGCTGGAGTCGTTATCGCTGGTTAATTCCATGCGATCATGCGAGCGACGCGGCAACAAAGCTTCATGATCCCGGGTGTCGTCCGTGGAATAGAACCAGAGTGCCGCATCAGCCGTGGCCTCGTTCTCCACCAAGCCTGGAGCCGTTGCGTTGGCGGCTGCCGCATCTTCAGAGACGGAATCGCGTTCCGCTGGTTGTTGCCGACGCCGCTGTAGCAGCAAGCTCTCTCTGGAGTCTTTATCACTTTTGGCTTTCGAACGAACGTACGTAGGACTCGGGGATACTTCTTGGTTATCTTGGGTGGAGTCCGTGGAATAGGACGAGTTTGCCACGTCACCCGTCGCATCGTTCGGTATCGAGTCCGGAGCCGAAGCGTTGGAGTCGACCGCCTCCGAGTTCGGCGTCTGGGATGCCGACTCGTTCGGTGCGATGACCGCACTGGCTACTGGAGTGGCAACCGTGGTACCGTACAGTGCTTTCCAGATTTCATAATCATTTCGGTTGATTATGCCGTTGCCATCTGCATCGCCGCTGGTGCCTCGCTCCACGGTTGCGCCCAGATGGTCTCGCCAAATCGTGTAGTCTCCCAGGTCAACTCGACCGCTACCGTTGAAGGCGGCCATTTCAGGCGTGAGAGTCAACTGGTTCAACCAGACCTGGCTGCCTGGTCCAAAAGCGTTGGCGCTAACGACATCAACATCGCCATCGGCGTCGAGATCGCCCAGTGCTATGGCAAAGGTTGACGCATTGCCGAATTCCACCGGAGTGTCTTCAAACGTTGCATCCCCGTGATTCATCCAGACCAAGTTCCCAGCGGAACCAGAGGTGGCAATGACCACATCGATGTCACCGTCGCCATCCATGTCCCCCAACGCCAGGCTGGCTACGTAACCGACACTGTTAAGCAGCGAGTCGCCCAGCCCGAAGTCGCCGAAGCCATCGTTCAACCAGATCTGATGGTCGCCTGACTGGTTGGCAATCACGGCGTCCAGATCCCCGTCGCCATCGAGATCGGCCAACGCTGCATGCACACTGTCACCTTCGCCCAACTGGAGGCCACTATCGACAAACTGGCCGGTTCCGTCGTTGATCCACAGTCGGTTGGCTTCGCCTTGTTCGTTGGCAACCACCGCATCGATGTCGCCATCGCCATCCACATCGCCCAAAGCCACACTACTGGAGTGTGAGCTTACCAGGGCCGGTTGCGGATCGAAGATCCCGTTTCCAACATTTCGCCAGACAACATTCTCACCATCAACATCAATAAACAGGTCGATCAGTCCGTCGTTGTCGAAGTCGGCCACTGCAATATCACGATAGTCGGCAACGTTCTCATAGCTGCCCATCAAAACGAAGTTTCCATTGCCCGAGTTGCGGTACACTGCGATCGACTGATTGCGATTTGCAACCACTGCATCGAGACGCCCATCGCCGTTCAAATCTCCCAAGGCAACAGCAACTGTGTCTTCACCGCCAAAGGGTTGCCCCACGACTTCGAAGACGCCGTGTCCGTTGTTACGCCAGAGGTAGTTTCCATTGAGACGGTCGGCGATGAGAGCATCGAGATCACCGTCGCCGTCGATGTCGCCCAAAGCCACGTCGGTCGCAAAGCCAAAACCGAGTTGTTGTCCGCTATCTTCCAATGAATCGGTTCCCGAGGTGGCTGCCACTTCGATCACGGTTTGGAAGACCGACTTGTTATTCGCGTTTTCACTATCAACCTCTCCACTACGCGGAGTTACTTGCACGTTCAAAGCAGCCATCGAGTTGGTTGCACTGAGAACCTGCTGACCGGAAGCAATGGTGGCTTTCAAGACAAACGTGACCGACTCCCCCGGATCGAGGAACAGTTCGGCTTGCAACGAGTTACCAACTGCCCCAATCTCAAGCGTGGAGGAGCCATCGCCACTATACTGCAGGTCGGCAATTTGAGCATCTACAAATAGGGGCCACAGCGTGCTACTGAAATCAGCGCCGATGGTACGGACAGAACCATGGTTGGTTACACGGACCTCATACTCAACGGCTTCGCCGACCTTCGCAGCTTGAGGTCCAGAAAGAAACTCAACGGCCAAGTCCGTCGCGTTGCTATTTAGCCACAATTGGGGCGGGCGGTAGTCGTTGATGAACACTATGTCGGGATCGCCGTCCTGATCCACATCTCCAGCTGCGACACTGACGCTATATCCGGTTTGCAAATTAATCGCGTTTCCGGCAGCGGTGAATTTGCCAGAGCCGTCATTATGCCACACGGTTTCGGCATTTCTAACGTAGTTGATATTTGCGCTTACAACGCCAGCCACCAGGTCGAGATCGTTGTCGTGATCGATGTCGACCAGCTCCAGCTCCCTTACGGCACGGGCGTCAAAACTGTCTCCATAAGGTGTGAACTCGCCAGTTCCATTATTGAGGTAGGCCTGGATGTGATCCTCCGTATCTCCATTCGACAGAGTCACTTCGATGGTAATAACCGCGTCCAGGTCGCCATCCCCATCTAAGTCGCCAACGGCCGAAACGAATTGACCGTGTTCGGTCAGGATTCCTCCCTCAACTAAGAAATTTCCATAGCCATCGTTTAGCATCACCTGGCTATTGCCTCGGATGCCGACGCGGAGCACATCGAGATCACCGTCACCATCAAAATCACCGAGTGCTGCTCGAGAAGATGTCAATGGGGGCAGACTGATAGTTCGTGATGTGAAGACTCCAGTGCCATCATTGATCCACAGGTAATTTCGATACGCATTACTGTCGGTCTCATAGATGTCCACGTCTCCGTCGCCGTCGAGGTCTCCGATCGCTATGGAGTAGGTTGTATTGTGCCCAATCACCTGTTCTGAATTGGTGAACACGCCGGAGCCGTCGTTCAACCATATACTGTTCGAGGAGTGATTCCCAAATAGTGCATCGAGATCGCCATCGCCATCGAAGTCAGCCAGCATAACCTGGAACGTGCGCGACGTACCGAGTTCCTGCCCCGAGTCGACGTAGTTTCCATGGCCGTCATTCAGCCAGACTCCATTCGCATTCCGCGAATCGCCAGCGGACCACGTGCCGCGGGTGATTACCGCATCGAGGTCACCGTCGCCATCCA containing:
- a CDS encoding SRPBCC family protein gives rise to the protein MADPSNAVRLHRVLRAPAERVYKAFLDPDALCRWLPPHGFLGRIDRIDPREGGSYHMTFTNFGTGHSHSFESKFIELVPDQFIRISDTFDAPGWSANTTKTISLQTVSCGTAIEIYHEGLPEVIPAEMCYLGWQESLLQLASLVEANIP
- a CDS encoding YciI family protein, with translation MRYMLLIYGAENCWTEEERTECIHQSMAISEELAAKGEWIDSSPLHSVTTATCVRVRNGVRQITDGPYAETTEQFGGYYIIEVDTLADAIEIACRLPPVTKGTIEIRPLLALPDALSLPTGNSSQLASDSQSSRDYILLMYAEEGAWPSEEHAPALAESVDVCHQLHEHGQFVSAAPLQPPDTAVCVRIRNQQREVIDGPFPETKEQLGGYFLIRVANLDEAIAIAARIPGTRRGTAEIRPLFPLADISKNVSTAIPSIDLPPD
- a CDS encoding DUF1579 domain-containing protein, yielding MYRAITFLSALIVACLVTALTIAQEPPEFPGPEKEHQWLQQFAGEWTTTSKGSIGPDQPPMECSGTIKSRMIGEFWVVNEMKSTIQGDSMQGLQTIGYDASKKKYVGTWVDSMMNHMWIYEGTVDESGSKLTLEAEGPNFMAPGKLTKFRDAYEFKTPDHIIVTSSMLGEDGKWITFMTGDSVRKPITGSDSE
- a CDS encoding DoxX family protein, with translation MKESKKLKTTGWVLSGLLAAFLVMASAMGKFTDWEGKAEMFSKMGWSEDVMFTIGIVEVAIAILYLIPRTAFVGAIMLAAYLGGATATHVRVGEPFFVPVVIGVIAWIALGLRQPEIFRLALGQDISKASLET
- a CDS encoding RNA polymerase sigma factor, coding for MSIHRQPHLKEQIQEIYTAESRRVFASLVRLLRDFDLAEEAMHEAFATAMQQWELEGVPENPRAWLISTGRFQAIDAVRRRSRFHELAPHVAARLEQVAEANAAINDQEIEDDRLRLIFTCCHPAIDPKVQIPLTLREVCGMNTEEIARAFLTSSSAMAQRIVRGKAKIRDAGIPFVVPSITDLPERLDSVLSVIYLVFNEGYSATSGQSLTRTDLSSEAIRLGRLMLELLPDPEVLGILALMLLHESRRTARISTNGDIILLEDQDRTLWSQPFIDEGKQLIDRSLASRRFGVYTIQAAISAVHADAPSAADTDWSQIISLYDILLRANPSPIVQLNRAVAIAMRDGPEAGLAIVNGIIDRGDLKHYHLLHSTCGELLCRAGRESEAVDFFRRALELAQQEPERRFLETKLRRMASDTL